DNA sequence from the Methanobacterium petrolearium genome:
AGTTAATGTGTCAGAGCTTGACCAGGCTTATCATGGGGTTATAGAAAAATTCATGGCCTGATTATATGGAAAAAGAACTTTGGAGACAACTGATACACGCATCAGGTGTCTTCATCGTTATTTTAAGCTACTTCCTAACCCCACAAATTCTGATACTGCTGTGCGTAGCCATCCTGGTCTTTGTGGAGGTAGTGTTCCGCCTGGATCACCACTACCATGTGCCCCTTTTTTCTGCTATTTTTAGGGTTACCAAACGCCAAAATGATGAAAAAGGATTTATCTACTTTTTTATTGGTATTATTCTCACTCTTTATTTTTTCCAGTTCAATATAGCAATTGCCAATGCTGCCATCCTTATCCTGCTCTTTGGAGACTCAGCATCCACCATAATCGGTAAAAGGTTCGGTAAAACTAAATTACCTTTCCAGCCCCATAAAACCCTGGAGGGAAGTCTGGCCTTCTTGATAGTTGGATTCCTGGTTTCCCTCACCCAAATACATATTATTCCTGCCTTTGTAGGTGCGTTGGCTGGAATGGTGACTGAGGCTTATAGTCCTGTTGATGATAACGTGCCTATACCTCTGGTGTCTGCTCTGCTGATTAGTCTAGTAGTTTATAGCATTATATGAATCTTTTTCGTGAAAAAAAATATACCGTTTTTATAATCTGATGGCTCTTTCATGTTTGAAGGATCTGACTGTTCCTATGAATATTAAAAAAGAGACTACCAGGGTAGGTAGTAAATAAAGCATGATTTCTGGTTTAATTGTGGGTGATGATGCTAGTTTTACCATTAAAACTGTGGGTATGAAGTTGAAAACTCCCTGAAAGATGTCTGATTTGATGAATAGTGGTATGAAGAGAATGAAAGTGGCAAATACCAGTACCAGGGTTATGGCAGAGTTGGCTTCTTTGGTGCTGTCCACCAGCATGGATATGAATATGCCCACCCCTATGAATCCCAATCCAATGAAGAATAACACTAAAAACAGAAGGACCGGGTTGTATATGGGCACCCGTAAAATATCTAAAAATCCCATCCACAGCAGGCTTTGTATGAGGGAAAACAATAATATGGGTAATGTTTTGCCAATTATAATCATGTAACTGGACATGGGAGTCATTAATAAGACTTCAAAGGTTTTCCTCTCTTTTTCACCCACCACACTGTCGGTTACAATGTTACTGGCCAGGAAGAATGGTAGAAGGAGGATGAATGGGATTATGAAACCGTAAATTAATTCCACGAAGTATGAACTGTCTAATAATATCTTGGCTTCGTTGTCCTGGTTAATTTTGATTATTTGGAGGTTCACGGGGTTTTGAATGATATTTACCTGGCTTTGGTTTAAACCTGCGTTTTTCAGTCTTTTTTCTATGTTGAACTTTTCAACGGCATTGTTGATCTTGGTAGATGCCACTGGATAGAAAGCGTTGGAATAGTCCATTTGGGCCACAACTTCTCCTGATGGAGAAACATCAACAACTGCCACCAATTTATTCCCTAATAACTTTTGTGCTTCTTCTGTAGTTTTGTAATAGTTCAGGGTCAGTTTTTCATCCTCGAAGTACTGTGCCAGTGTGGATCCTTTCAGATCCTCTGGTAAACCTACATTCAGGGCGGATGTTATCCCAACCTGGTCCATGAGGGCCGGGTCACTGGCCACTGCAGCCACTGCTACCAATCCCACGGCACCCATTATTATGAAGATCTGGACAAATACAACCAATATGTAAATCTTGTTTTGTAGGATGTCCCTGGCCTCTTTCATGGATAATGCCATTATTTTCAATATTGTGGTGGAGATCTTCATGGTATTAATTTTTTTGCGAGTTTTCAAAACCCCATTTTTTTTTATTTGGTCATTTCTATTTTTTTATTCGTATATCTTCCCATCTCTCATTTGGACGGTTTTTTGGGCGTATTCTGCTGCCATAGGGTCGTGGGTGACGATGATGATGGTCATGCCCTCCTGGTTAAGGTCGCCCAACAGTTCCATGATCATCTTACTGTTGGTGGTGTCCAGTTCACCAGTGGGTTCATCTGCCAGTATTAACAGGGGATCATTGGCCAAGGAACGGGCTATAGCCACTCTCTGTTCTTCTCCACCAGATAACTGGGTGGGTAACCGGTTGTATTTCCCTTTCAGTCCAACACGATCCAGTATTTCCCGGGCTTTTTCCTTATCCGGTTTCATCATAGGTAACATCACATTTTCCAATGCAGTTAACTGGCTTAAAAGGTTAAAACGCTGGAAAACAAATCCGATCTGGGTTCTTCTCAGATGAGCCTGTTTCTTCCCGGATAGGTTACTTACATTTTCACCCCCAATGAATACATCTCCTTCGGTTGGTAAATCCAGTATACCTGCCAGATGAAGTAGAGTAGACTTGCCTGAACCTGATGGTCCCATGACTGCTAGAAAACCACCTTTTTCTACCTTGAAATTGACTCCCTGCAGAGCGTTGATCTTCTCAGCACCCATTTTGTAAGTTTTCCATACTTCTTTAATGTTAAGTATATCAGTCATAGCGCAACGCCTCCACTACATTGAGCCTGGATGCCCTCCAGGCAGGGTATAAACCAGCTAAAACACTTAAAACTGTGGCACCACCCACTACAGCCAATATTAACCAGGCCGGAAGCATGTAGGTTAGGGACATGTCTTCCATTCCCAGTTGTGGGCCGAATAGAATTATTCCTAGTTGTAGTAGTATGGCTGCCAGTATTAATCCAATAAGTGCACCAATAAAACCTAACAGTCCGGCTTCCATGAGTATGCTGCCCAGTACTTCCCGGTTGGTGAATCCTATGGCCTTTAAAACACCTATTTCCCGGGTTCTCTCGGTTACATTCACCAGCATTATGTTCACAATACTTATGACTCCCACGATGAGGCCTATGCTGGCAATGGCTCCGATGAATAGCATTATACCATTCATCAGGTCATCGATCTGTTGGGTGAAGTCAGATTGAGTCATGGCCATGGTATCTGGAATCTGGTTTTCCACGTCATTTTTCGCGGTTTCAGGGTCTCCCCTGGCACTGGCTGTGATGCTGGACACTTTGTTATCGTTTAATGGTAGAGCTTTGTCTATGTCCAGATATACTATGCCCATACCCATACCAGTGCTCTGTTGGGTTATACCAGTTACTGTGAAGTCCTGGTCTTTAATGGTGATGTTGCTGCCAATTTTGTAACCAAAGGTGTCAACTAAGAATTGGTTAATAACTACACCATGGGTACCGTTTATTTTCACCTGGTCCCAGTCAGACATCCCCACCACATATATGGGTGTTTTATCCATATCAGTGGTGAACTGAACTTCTTCTTTAAAATCGTAAAGTTGGGACATGTTTTTAATTTTAGAGACAGTTTCCTGATCCAGATAAGAATCTCCACTACCCATGTATCCTCCTCCGGAACTGTTGTATATTGAAACATCTCCCATCATGGTTTCGGTTTGTTCCTTAATGTAGGATTGCATTCCAGTACCGGCACCTATGAGTAGTACCAGGGTGCCCACTCCAATTATTATGCCCAGCATGGTCAGGGCACTTCTGAGCTTTCTCCGCTTAAGATTTTTAAATGAAAGTCTGTAAATACTCATTTTATCTCCTGCGTTATTTTATAAGAGTTCATAATAGATACAAATTTATATTATAGGAAAACTTCTAATTCAAATACTTCTTCAATATATTCTCTCTTCAAAGCGTTTTTTATTCTGTAAGCTAATACAAGGGAAGGATTATACCTTCCCTGTTCCAAAGCTATGATTGTCTGCCTGGTGACATCTACAGCTTCTGCCAACTCTTCCTGAGTCATTTTAAGCTCTTTTCTGTACTTTTTAATTTTTGTTTTCATGGTTTCAACAGATAATCATTTATTCTATCAACTCTCCTTCTCCAGTTTGTATCGTGTGCTAAAATTTATTATGGCTCCAACAAATGCCGTGACCATGATCAGTGCTCCCCAATTATTTTCAATTTCATTAAAACTGGATAAAATTATGGAAACTATGATCATGGTTATTATCACTCCCCAAGCAGTATTTCTCATGGCAATGGAATAGTGTGATTTTCCTCGTTCATCCATTGCTAGCAAAGAGGCATACTGCATGTCAAAAAATAAGAATAAAAACAATCCTGTGATGGTTATGGAAATTATGATATTTTGAGGTAACATCACTCCTATAAAAATCAAAGAAGCCGTAGCTATTAAATAAACAGTTCCCTGCCATGTCATTTCAAAACTGAAAAAACCTTTTTTCTTTTTGAACCATTCTGGTTTTGCTATTACCATTTTAACACTTTCCATTCTTATATTCTTGTTTAATTCTCCCGTTCCAATTTATAATTGGTTACTGATTTAGATATAATCCCTGCAGCCAATGCAAGGATGATAAATGGATTTGCATAAAGTTTTTGTTGCAGTGCATTGTAGGTTAGTTCAACAAATAACCCAATTACCAGGACGAACATCATAGCCCACGCAGCATTTCTTTCGGCTATGGCTTCATGGATACGTTCTCTTTCATCTTTTTTCAGTTTCCACATCACATCTACCATGTCTATTATTAAAAAAGCCACCCATATGCCGCTAATGATTAATCTATTCTCTGTAGATAAATTAGGAATTAATTGCAGTATAACTAATAGTAAAAGCATTCCTGCAAGGTAAACTGCACCTTGCCATGTTTTTATGCTAACTCCCCACCCTGTATATTTTCTTCTTCCAAACCATTCTGGTTTTGCAATTATCATAAATCCACCCCTGTAAGAAATATATTACATTTAATGTAAAAAATATATTACATAGTATTTAAATTTTTCCAGCTTAGTAAAAAATTCAAGAAAAAATTACTTGTTAACTATGAAAAATTATTTAAATTATTTAAATTGCTTTTTAACCCCACTAATCTGAAGTAAAAGTGATAAAGGTCCGGGCCGGGGCCCAAACAAGATATCATCCCTTTTGAATAAATAAGCAGCGATCCAAAAGGTTATCACACTCATTATAAGTACAAAGATCACCGGTAGAAGGATTTCTGGCGTGCTAATATTATCTCCTGTAAATAATCGCATTACTGTGGTCATTGGTGAAATATTGGCCGAATAACTTTCTTTGGAAATATATGCCAGTGCAGGAACGATTAAAAACCCCACCACAATGATGTAGGCAAAACTGATTCCTATGCCTGCTTCTTTATAGTTTTTTGCGTAGGCAGCTATGATGGAGGTGAGTCCCACTATGGGTATGGCAGTGAATACCACCATAAGATAAACCAGGATCACGTTGTGTATGGAAAAACCTGCACCAATAAGAACGATTATCCACATGGCCACTTGCAGGGCTGATATGGCCACCACAGCCAGCCCTTTACCCAACAAAATCTCCACAGAGGATATGGGCATTGCTACGAGTATTTCACCGGTTTTGCGCTCCTTTTCCCCAACTACACTGTCAATGATTATGTTACCAAAAAGGAACAGAGGCAGAAATAGAAGTACGGCGAGCATCACCTTTTTAATAAGTTGCATGGGTAGTGATTCGCCAGTTTTTTCCTCTTTAACACCACTGACGTTGCTGTTGTTTTGAGGACTAACTGATTGGAGGTAAGAACTGGTTAAGGCTGTTGAAAGGGTTTGGGTAGTGGTGTTAATCTCATCCCTAATCACACTTCTTTTGGGATCTGAATAGTCCAAATAGAGTGTGGTGTCCACTATTTCTCCTTTTTGTACCTGAATAATTGAATCAGATGAAACATTGTAGAACCCATCGGTTTGACCAGTTTCAAGGCGCTCCAAAGATTGGTTACCATTGGTGGGGTATACTTTAAGTATTTCCGGGTTTATTCTTTTTTCAAATAAGCGCCCCTCATCATCAACATCCAGTGTGGCGAAATCTGTGAGTGAAGGTGTTAATGATATGGCCCCCTCTGATTGTATGCTGGTTTCAAAGGAGTTGAACATTATAATTAACATGAATAGGACTGATAACTGCATGAAGAATATTAAAATGAACTTCTTACTCTTAAGAGTGTTTTTAAACTCCCAGCGAGTAATGGTGAAAAAATTCATGTTCATGTCCATTTTTCCTACTTTATTAAATGAGTTAATATCTTATCCATAATCAAATTAATCGATTCTATACTGATTGGATGAAAACATCGTCCAGTGTGGGTTCTTTGGTGTTGACTGAAAATGCCTGGCTACCGAATATATCAATGATCTTGGAGATGTCTTCCCGGTTGTGCATGGATATTAAAAACTGGTCACCTTCCAGGTTAACACCCCTAACTGACTCGAAAGAGGTGATGCGTTGGGTGTCTATTTTTTCAGGTTCATGTACCCGTACTTCGAGTATTA
Encoded proteins:
- a CDS encoding diacylglycerol/polyprenol kinase family protein, which produces MEKELWRQLIHASGVFIVILSYFLTPQILILLCVAILVFVEVVFRLDHHYHVPLFSAIFRVTKRQNDEKGFIYFFIGIILTLYFFQFNIAIANAAILILLFGDSASTIIGKRFGKTKLPFQPHKTLEGSLAFLIVGFLVSLTQIHIIPAFVGALAGMVTEAYSPVDDNVPIPLVSALLISLVVYSII
- a CDS encoding ABC transporter permease encodes the protein MKTRKKINTMKISTTILKIMALSMKEARDILQNKIYILVVFVQIFIIMGAVGLVAVAAVASDPALMDQVGITSALNVGLPEDLKGSTLAQYFEDEKLTLNYYKTTEEAQKLLGNKLVAVVDVSPSGEVVAQMDYSNAFYPVASTKINNAVEKFNIEKRLKNAGLNQSQVNIIQNPVNLQIIKINQDNEAKILLDSSYFVELIYGFIIPFILLLPFFLASNIVTDSVVGEKERKTFEVLLMTPMSSYMIIIGKTLPILLFSLIQSLLWMGFLDILRVPIYNPVLLFLVLFFIGLGFIGVGIFISMLVDSTKEANSAITLVLVFATFILFIPLFIKSDIFQGVFNFIPTVLMVKLASSPTIKPEIMLYLLPTLVVSFLIFIGTVRSFKHERAIRL
- a CDS encoding ABC transporter ATP-binding protein; amino-acid sequence: MTDILNIKEVWKTYKMGAEKINALQGVNFKVEKGGFLAVMGPSGSGKSTLLHLAGILDLPTEGDVFIGGENVSNLSGKKQAHLRRTQIGFVFQRFNLLSQLTALENVMLPMMKPDKEKAREILDRVGLKGKYNRLPTQLSGGEEQRVAIARSLANDPLLILADEPTGELDTTNSKMIMELLGDLNQEGMTIIIVTHDPMAAEYAQKTVQMRDGKIYE
- a CDS encoding ABC transporter permease, translated to MSIYRLSFKNLKRRKLRSALTMLGIIIGVGTLVLLIGAGTGMQSYIKEQTETMMGDVSIYNSSGGGYMGSGDSYLDQETVSKIKNMSQLYDFKEEVQFTTDMDKTPIYVVGMSDWDQVKINGTHGVVINQFLVDTFGYKIGSNITIKDQDFTVTGITQQSTGMGMGIVYLDIDKALPLNDNKVSSITASARGDPETAKNDVENQIPDTMAMTQSDFTQQIDDLMNGIMLFIGAIASIGLIVGVISIVNIMLVNVTERTREIGVLKAIGFTNREVLGSILMEAGLLGFIGALIGLILAAILLQLGIILFGPQLGMEDMSLTYMLPAWLILAVVGGATVLSVLAGLYPAWRASRLNVVEALRYD
- a CDS encoding helix-turn-helix transcriptional regulator, whose protein sequence is MKTKIKKYRKELKMTQEELAEAVDVTRQTIIALEQGRYNPSLVLAYRIKNALKREYIEEVFELEVFL
- a CDS encoding ABC transporter permease gives rise to the protein MNMNFFTITRWEFKNTLKSKKFILIFFMQLSVLFMLIIMFNSFETSIQSEGAISLTPSLTDFATLDVDDEGRLFEKRINPEILKVYPTNGNQSLERLETGQTDGFYNVSSDSIIQVQKGEIVDTTLYLDYSDPKRSVIRDEINTTTQTLSTALTSSYLQSVSPQNNSNVSGVKEEKTGESLPMQLIKKVMLAVLLFLPLFLFGNIIIDSVVGEKERKTGEILVAMPISSVEILLGKGLAVVAISALQVAMWIIVLIGAGFSIHNVILVYLMVVFTAIPIVGLTSIIAAYAKNYKEAGIGISFAYIIVVGFLIVPALAYISKESYSANISPMTTVMRLFTGDNISTPEILLPVIFVLIMSVITFWIAAYLFKRDDILFGPRPGPLSLLLQISGVKKQFK